A DNA window from Aythya fuligula isolate bAytFul2 chromosome 4, bAytFul2.pri, whole genome shotgun sequence contains the following coding sequences:
- the SDAD1 gene encoding protein SDA1 homolog produces the protein MSGRQGNKLPSNLPQLQNLIKRDPTSYTEEFLQQYHHYQSHVEIFTFQPDKPSKELAELVMFLAQVAHCYPDQMANFPQQLKDLLSYHHTVLDTDLRMTFCKALMLLRNKNLINPTSLLELFFQLLRCHDKLLRKTLYTHIVTDIKNVNAKHKNNKVNTMLQNFMYTMLRDSNPTAAKISLDVMIELYRRNIWNDAKTVNVITTACFSKVTKVLVAGLKFFLGKDETENQDSDSDSEDDSPTARDLMVRYATNKKTTKRKKKLEKAMKVLRKHKKKSKPEVFNFSAIHLIHDPQDFAEKLLKQLENCKERFEVKMMLMDLISRLVGIHELFLFNFYPFIQRFLQPHQREVTKILLFAAQASHQLVPPEIIQSVLMTIANNFVTDKNSGEVMTVGINAIKEITARCPLAMTEDLLHDLAHYKTHKNKNVMMSARTLIHLFRSLNPEMLQKKYRGKPTEASVEAKIHEYGELDAKDYIPGAEVLEVVNEEEKGKNQEEDGWESASMSEGEDDEDGEWIDVHHSSDEEQQEVAEKMKSMPIEERKAKAAAVSTSRLLTQEEFHKIRVAQLSKELNSAPGKAAKRKNIEIDDEEESRGELLSLRDIEHLHKKPKSDKETRLATAMAGKTDRKEFVKKKTRMNPFASSTNKEKKKQKNFMMMRYSHNVRTKNKRSFREKQLALRDALLKKKKHLLK, from the exons ATGTCGGGCCGGCAGGGCAACAAGCTGCCCAGCAACCTGCCGCAGCTGCAGAACCTCATCAAGCGCGACCCCACCTCCTACACCGAGGAG TTCCTGCAGCAGTACCACCACTACCAGTCCCATGTGGAGATCTTCACCTTCCAGCCCGACAAGCCCAGCAAGGAGCTGGCGGAGCTCGTCATGTTCCTGGCGCag GTTGCCCACTGCTACCCGGACCAAATGGCCAACTTCCCGCAGCAGCTCAAAGACCTGCTCTCATACCACCACACGGTGCTGGACACAGACCTTCGAATG ACCTTCTGTAAGGCTCTGATGTTGTTAAGGAACAAGAATCTGATAAATCCCACAAGTTTGCTGGAGctcttctttcagctgctgcGATGTCACGATAAACTTCTCCGAAAA ACTCTGTATACTCACATTGTGACAGACATCAAGAATGTAAATGCTAAGCACAAAAACAATAAAGTAAACACA ATGCTGCAGAACTTCATGTATACCATGTTGAGGGACAGTAATCCCACTGCTGCCAAGATCTCTCTGGATGTGATGATTGAACTTTACAGAAGGAATATTTG gaATGATGCCAAAACGGTCAATGTCATCACAACTGCTTGCTTTTCCAAAGTGACAAAG GTATTAGTTGCTGGTTTGAAGTTCTTCCTTGGGAAGGATGAAACTGAGAATCAAGATAGTGACTCAGATTCTGAG GATGACAGCCCCACGGCCAGAGATCTGATGGTGCGGTATGCAACTAACAAGAAAACGACCAAGCGCaagaagaaactggaaaaagcGATGAAGGTTCTCAGG AAACACAAGAAGAAGAGCAAGCCAGAGGTGTTCAACTTTTCTGCTATTCACTTGATTCATGATCCCCAGG ACTTTGCAGAGAAACTGCTGAAGCAGCTGGAGAACTGTAAGGAACGATTTGAAGTGAAGATGATGCTCATGGACCTAATATCTAGGCTAGTAGGAATCCACGAG ctttttctttttaatttctaccCCTTCATTCAGAGATTTCTACAGCCCCATCAGAGAG AAGTGACAAAGATTCTTCTGTTTGCGGCGCAAGCTTCGCATCAGCTAGTACCACCTGAG ATTATCCAGTCAGTGTTGATGACCATCGCCAACAACTTCGTCACTGACAAGAATTCTGGGGAAGTCATGACTGTAGG AATCAATGCaataaaagaaatcacagcGAGATGTCCATTAGCCATGACtgaagatctgctccatgaccttGCTCACTACAAgactcataaaaataaaa ATGTGATGATGTCTGCAAGAACTCTGATACACCTCTTCCGTTCGCTGAACCCAGAGATGCTACAGAAGAAATATAGA GGTAAACCTACTGAAGCGTCGGTGGAAGCCAAGATTCATGAATACGGAGAACTGGATGCCAAAGACTATATTCCAGGAGCAGAAGTACTGGAGGTTgtgaatgaagaggaaaaaggaaaaaaccaAGAGGAAG ATGGATGGGAAAGTGCTAGTATGAGTGAGGGGGAAGATGATGAAGATGGAGAATGGATTGACGTCCACCACTCTTCAGATGAGGAGCAGCAAGAAGTG gcagagaagatgaaaagcatGCCTATAGAGGAACGGAAAGCTAAAGCTGCAGCAGTCAGTACAAGCAGGCTGCTAACGCAAGAAGAATTCCACAAAATACGTGTTGCTCAGCTCTCCAAAGAGCTCAATTCTGCACCGGGCAAagctgcaaagaggaaaaatattgaaatagaTGATGAAGAGGAGAGCAG GGGTGAGTTGCTTTCACTCAGAGATATCGAACATCTACATAAGAAGCCGAAGTCAGACAAGGAGACAAGATTGGCAACTGCAATG GCTGGAAAAACAGATAGAAAAGaatttgtgaaaaagaaaacaaggatgAACCCATTTGCCAGCTCTAccaataaagagaagaaaaagcagaagaactTCATGATGATGAGATACAGCCATAATGTCCGGACCAAAAATAAGCGTTCTTTCAGGGAAAAACAG